One genomic segment of Anguilla anguilla isolate fAngAng1 chromosome 2, fAngAng1.pri, whole genome shotgun sequence includes these proteins:
- the LOC118220107 gene encoding urotensin-2 receptor gives MGSIDAVGAVHAWSQVNVSSFAFLNSSLPLPSPQTPGSFNEIFITSLLGTVLTVMCLVGVVGNVYTLVVMNISVRVSCSMYVYIINLALADLLYLATIPFVVCTYFVKDWYFGDIGCRILFSLDFLTMHASIFILTVMSTERYLAVVKPLDTFGRSRHYRRTVTCAVWLVSFLLALPNMIMIDLKRTGQNGQVKRMCHPTWQMKAYKVYLTVLFNTCILAPGIVIGYLYVRLARTYWMSQTTVCTTKEMNRCPKQKVLYMILCIVAAYWACFLPFWLWQLLSMYYFGLGNLSQKTMMYVNFIVTCLAYSNSCINPFLYTLLTKNYKEYLKGRQKSFVGFKRKFRHSSQRSVSSGSHQFTETMTVTHLKGVTDACNL, from the coding sequence ATGGGTTCAATTGACGCTGTAGGAGCTGTTCATGCTTGGAGTCAGGTGAATGTCTCTTcgtttgcctttttaaattcaTCATTGCCCTTACCCTCTCCGCAAACCCCCGGCTCGTTCAATGAGATCTTCATAACATCTTTGCTTGGGACAGTACTAACCGTGATGTGCTTAGTTGGGGTCGTTGGAAATGTGTATACTCTGGTCGTTATGAACATTTCAGTTCGGGTCAGTTGTTCAATGTACGTTTATATTATTAACTTGGCCTTGGCTGATTTATTGTACTTAGCCACAATCCCATTCGTGGTCTGTACCTACTTTGTGAAGGACTGGTACTTTGGAGACATCGGGTGTCGGATTCTTTTCAGCCTCGACTTCCTCACCATGCACGCCAGCATATTTATTCTGACCGTAATGAGTACCGAGCGGTACCTGGCGGTTGTTAAACCTCTGGATACTTTTGGAAGATCACGGCACTACAGGAGGACAGTAACCTGCGCGGTTTGGCTTGTGTCGTTTTTGCTGGCTCTCCCGAATATGATCATGATTGATCTTAAACGGACTGGTCAGAATGGACAGGTGAAACGCATGTGCCACCCGACCTGGCAAATGAAAGCGTACAAGGTGTATCTGACTGTGCTATTCAATACCTGCATCTTGGCTCCTGGTATTGTTATTGGGTATCTATATGTTAGATTGGCCAGGACTTACTGGATGTCGCAGACCACGGTATGtacaacaaaagaaatgaatcgCTGTCCGAAACAGAAAGTGCTTTACATGATCCTCTGCATCGTTGCCGCATATTGGGCTTGTTTCTTACCATTTTGGCTATGGCAGCTACTTAGCATGTATTACTTTGGACTTGGGAATTTATCTCAAAAGACAATGATGTACGTTAATTTCATAGTCACTTGTCTAGCCTATAGCAACAGTTGCATCAATCCATTTCTTTACACATTGTTGACGAAGAATTACAAGGAATATTTGAAAGGACGACAAAAGAGTTTTGTTGggtttaaaagaaaatttagACACTCGTCGCAAAGATCTGTGTCATCAGGGAGTCACCAGTTCACAGAGACTATGACCGTCACGCACTTGAAGGGAGTCACGGACGCATGCAATTTATAA